One Festucalex cinctus isolate MCC-2025b chromosome 1, RoL_Fcin_1.0, whole genome shotgun sequence genomic region harbors:
- the LOC144007091 gene encoding uncharacterized protein LOC144007091: MFTMAKVKYEEELCGAQEDNERQRQLLDAVYKQPRVVLNRADVSEKYICPERKEPEFPGVKQEEDLEPLQVKEEKRQQPPNIKKEEQLPPYIKEEEHFIELPVTGVHLKTEDERQYEENKGAESPSRQQMTNDDSRLALMSDGEDASHAPHTADDEQCDDDVTCHTDGKRWKCSQCGKTFGSKSQLRRHAMGHTGDKPFACSVCGQNFAQRGHLKRHTRTHTGDKPFACTVCGQNFAQRVNLKIHTRTHTGEKPFACSVCGQNFSSKGYLKTHTRTHTGEKPFACLVCGQSFSEKGSLTRHTRIHTGEKPFACSVCGQNFAQRGHLKIHTRTHTGEKPFACSVCGQNFAQRGNLKRHTRTHTGEKPFACSVCSQSFSEKGSLTMHMRIHTGEKLFACVVCGKKFPEKEKLKIHTRTHTGEKPFACLVCGQSFSEKGSLTRHTRIHTGEKPFACSVCGQNFSSKGYLKIHTRTHTGEKPFACSVCGQNFAQKGHLKIHTRTHTGETPFACSVCGQNFAQKGHLKIHTRTHTGEKPFACSVCGQNFAQKGHLKIHTRTHTGETPFACSVCGQNFAQKGHLKIHTRTHTGEKPFGCSVCGKIFPEKEKLKIHTRTHTGEKPFACSVCGQRFPTKGNAERHKCADEKSS; encoded by the coding sequence atgtcagtgaaaaatatatttgtcctGAGCGGAaggagccagagttccctggcgtgaaacaggaggaggacttggagcctctgcaagttaaagaagagaagcggcaacagcctcccaacatcaaaaaagaggagcagctgccaccatacattaaagaggaggagcacttcatagagttgcccgtgactggtgtccatttgaagactgaagatgaacgtcaatatgaagagaacaaaggggcggagtctccaagcagacaacaaatgacaaatgatgacagccggttagctctcatgtcagatggtgaagacgcgtcacacgctcctcacactgctgacgatgaacagtgtgacgatgatgtgacatgtcacactgatggcaaacggtggaaatgttctcagtgtggaaaaacctttggttccaagtctcaattgagaagacacgcgatgggccacactggtgataaaccctttgcttgctcagtttgcggtcaaaattttgctcagaggggacacttaaaaagacacacaagaacccacactggtgataaaccctttgcttgcacagtttgtggtcaaaattttgctcagagggtaaacttaaaaatacacacaagaacccacactggagagaagccttttgcttgctcagtttgtggtcaaaatttttcttccaagggatacttaaaaacacacacaagaacccacactggagagaagccttttgcttgcttggtttgtggtcaaagtttctctgagaagggaagtttaacaaggcacacgcgaatccacactggagagaagccctttgcttgctcagtttgtggtcaaaattttgctcagaggggacacttaaaaatacacacaagaacccacactggagagaagccctttgcttgctcagtttgtggtcaaaattttgctcagaggggaaacttaaaaagacacacaagaacccacactggagagaagccttttgcttgctcagtttgtagtcaaagtttctcagagaagggaagtttaacaaTGCACATGCGaatccacacgggagagaagctCTTTGCTTGCGtggtttgtggtaagaaatttcctgaaaaggaaaaattaaaaatacacacaagaacccacactggagagaagccttttgcttgcttggtttgtggtcaaagtttctctgagaagggaagtttaacaaggcacacgcgaatccacactggagagaagccctttgcttgctcagtttgtggtcaaaatttttcttccaagggatacttaaaaatacacacgcgaacccacactggagagaagccctttgcctgctcagtttgtggtcaaaattttgctcagaagggacacttaaaaatacacacaagaacccacactggagagacgccttttgcttgctcagtttgtggtcaaaattttgctcagaagggacacttaaaaatacacacaagaacccacactggagagaagccttttgcttgctcagtttgtggtcaaaattttgctcaaaaaggacacttaaaaatacacacaagaacccacactggagagacgccttttgcttgctcagtttgtggtcaaaattttgctcagaagggacacttaaaaatacacacaagaacccacactggagagaagccttttggttgctcagtttgtggtaagatatttcctgaaaaggaaaaattaaaaatacacacaagaacccacactggagagaagccttttgcttgctcagtttgtggtcaaagattcccaacaaagggcaacgctgagaggcacaagtgtgctgaTGAGAAAAGCAgttga